The Burkholderia ambifaria AMMD genome includes a region encoding these proteins:
- a CDS encoding YhaN family protein: MRISQLDLIKYGKFTDETLRFPSADQDFHVIVGPNEAGKSTIRTAVSELLFGMKLQTPLDFLHATPELRIGGVLESGTGALAFHRARGRSPLRTPADDKLPDDYLNAILDGATREFFEQMFGLDHGRLVDGGRSILDASDKLGQVLFESAAGVGTLGPVREELDARAGELWAPRRSGSAFAQAETSFNEAVGELKAVQVRTRDWVDRKEARDAVEQEIEQARTEQRRLEALRSKLERVRRLAPYLKELTIKEAALAELGAVVELPPTAYADLLKAQGDLAAEQKVLEERRADLLAKRQARDAIDPDADAIALERDIEALDQLRGACMNHAQDLLLLGADVERHLSAAASAAAQLGWPTDEASLRAALPSALSLKTVANLLRDHGALHQALAGARESLDERTQELAHAQEQLARVSTVDVPEVLRAALADAQGFRSSGQREQALERDIAAAERALADALDALGQWRKPVDALRVLDVPSAARLGVLLNEASERASAAAAARDARDAAQEELERLELQEKHFAETHKVVTTAEVLAARARRDGAWGDIRSGAVDLATGAPAVDDAIRLADELVDAQLGATQAAATLQSLRQQVESARAVLTRRQAAVDERERELAAHRDAWSDLAATAGVPGMPLAAMGDWLAKRDVVFAAQLELDRQRRDFETIREARAGAEAALRTALRLVSRGSDADGLAALIAIAETFVQSAEKTLAQKDSLEDRAREAERGCATARSRAGQAQAAYDAWQAQWRDALADAKLSANAVTLAAAEGALGLANTVTAELAAVDAPRNRMAAIRAELAALEAGARRLAEALEPAWLASGDWLDVARRLTMRVAAARETARAIDRADEAVRQADGKVADAAAAVAGADARIQPLLQLAGVASIDAALPLAERSDRQRQLRQAVDAAKEALVRDGDGLSQAVVEAEVAEQDIADVPAHLEAVKQALGDVGQRLNALAQQQVVAQQAFGAIDGQASAAVAEAKRQEALAAMGDAAEQYLEAATASRLLKWATDRYRDQKQGPMLRRAGEIFAGLTLGEFARLTVDTERTPPALYARRTKGASVEVAGLSEGTRDQLFLALRIAALELQLASRTALPFVADDLFINFDDARAKAGLEALRDLSTRTQVLFLTHHDHLLPLVRDVFGAQVNVVGLQRETAGA; this comes from the coding sequence ATGCGCATCAGCCAGCTCGATCTGATCAAGTACGGCAAGTTCACCGACGAGACGCTGCGCTTTCCGTCGGCCGACCAGGATTTCCACGTGATCGTGGGGCCGAACGAGGCCGGCAAGTCGACGATCCGGACGGCCGTGTCGGAGCTCCTGTTCGGGATGAAGCTGCAGACGCCGCTCGACTTCCTGCATGCGACGCCCGAACTGCGGATCGGCGGCGTGCTGGAGAGCGGCACCGGCGCGCTCGCATTTCATCGCGCCCGCGGGCGCAGCCCGCTGCGCACCCCCGCCGACGACAAGCTGCCGGACGACTATCTGAACGCCATCCTCGACGGCGCGACGCGCGAATTCTTCGAGCAGATGTTCGGGCTCGACCACGGTCGGCTCGTCGATGGCGGCCGCAGCATACTCGACGCGTCCGACAAACTCGGCCAGGTGCTGTTCGAATCGGCGGCGGGCGTCGGCACGCTCGGGCCCGTGCGCGAGGAACTCGACGCGCGCGCGGGCGAGCTGTGGGCGCCGCGGCGCAGCGGCAGCGCATTCGCGCAGGCGGAGACGTCGTTCAACGAGGCGGTCGGCGAACTGAAGGCGGTCCAGGTGCGCACGCGCGACTGGGTCGATCGCAAGGAAGCGCGCGATGCGGTCGAACAGGAGATCGAGCAGGCGCGCACGGAGCAGCGCCGCCTTGAAGCGCTGCGCTCGAAGCTCGAGCGCGTGCGCCGGCTGGCGCCGTACCTGAAGGAATTGACGATCAAGGAAGCGGCGCTTGCCGAACTGGGCGCCGTCGTCGAATTGCCGCCGACCGCGTACGCAGACCTGCTGAAAGCGCAAGGCGATCTCGCGGCCGAACAGAAGGTGCTCGAGGAGCGCCGTGCGGATCTGCTCGCGAAACGGCAGGCGCGCGATGCGATCGATCCGGATGCCGACGCGATCGCGCTCGAACGCGACATCGAAGCACTCGACCAGTTGCGCGGCGCCTGCATGAATCACGCACAGGATCTGCTGTTGCTCGGCGCGGACGTCGAGCGGCATCTGTCCGCCGCCGCTTCCGCCGCGGCTCAGCTCGGCTGGCCGACCGACGAGGCGTCGCTGCGTGCGGCGCTGCCGAGCGCGCTGTCGCTGAAGACGGTCGCGAACCTGTTGCGCGATCACGGCGCGCTGCATCAGGCGCTGGCCGGCGCGCGCGAATCGCTCGACGAGCGCACGCAGGAACTCGCGCACGCGCAGGAACAACTGGCGCGTGTGTCCACGGTCGATGTGCCGGAAGTGCTTCGCGCGGCGCTTGCCGACGCGCAGGGCTTTCGCAGCAGCGGCCAGCGCGAACAGGCGCTCGAACGCGACATCGCCGCCGCGGAGCGCGCGCTCGCCGATGCGCTCGATGCGCTGGGCCAGTGGCGCAAGCCGGTCGACGCGCTGCGGGTGCTCGATGTGCCGTCTGCGGCGCGGCTCGGCGTGCTGCTCAACGAAGCAAGCGAGCGCGCGAGCGCGGCGGCCGCCGCACGCGATGCGCGCGACGCCGCGCAGGAGGAACTCGAGCGGCTCGAACTGCAAGAGAAGCATTTCGCCGAGACTCACAAGGTCGTCACGACCGCCGAGGTGCTGGCGGCGCGCGCACGTCGCGACGGTGCGTGGGGCGACATCCGCAGCGGCGCGGTCGATCTCGCAACGGGTGCGCCGGCCGTCGACGATGCGATTCGCCTCGCCGACGAACTCGTCGACGCGCAGCTCGGTGCCACGCAAGCGGCGGCGACGTTGCAATCGCTGCGTCAGCAGGTCGAGTCCGCCCGCGCCGTATTGACGCGCCGACAGGCGGCCGTCGACGAGCGTGAGCGCGAGCTGGCCGCGCATCGCGACGCATGGTCCGACCTCGCGGCGACGGCCGGCGTGCCTGGCATGCCGCTGGCGGCGATGGGCGACTGGCTCGCGAAGCGCGACGTGGTGTTTGCCGCGCAACTCGAGCTTGACCGTCAGCGCCGTGACTTCGAGACGATCCGCGAAGCGCGGGCCGGCGCGGAAGCTGCGTTGCGTACGGCGCTGCGTCTGGTATCGCGCGGCAGTGACGCCGACGGGCTGGCTGCGCTCATCGCGATCGCCGAGACGTTCGTGCAATCGGCCGAGAAGACGCTCGCGCAGAAGGACAGCCTGGAGGACCGCGCGCGCGAAGCCGAACGCGGATGCGCGACGGCCCGTTCACGCGCGGGCCAGGCCCAGGCGGCCTACGATGCGTGGCAAGCACAATGGCGCGATGCGCTCGCCGACGCGAAGCTGTCAGCGAATGCTGTGACGCTGGCTGCGGCGGAAGGGGCGCTCGGGCTTGCGAATACGGTGACGGCCGAGCTGGCCGCGGTCGATGCGCCGCGCAACCGGATGGCCGCGATCCGCGCGGAGCTGGCGGCGCTCGAGGCAGGCGCACGGCGGCTCGCTGAAGCGCTCGAGCCCGCATGGCTGGCGAGCGGCGACTGGCTGGACGTTGCGCGCCGGTTGACGATGCGCGTGGCGGCCGCACGGGAAACCGCGCGCGCGATCGATCGTGCCGACGAGGCGGTGCGGCAGGCCGACGGCAAGGTCGCCGATGCGGCCGCCGCGGTGGCCGGTGCGGATGCGCGCATTCAGCCGTTGCTGCAACTGGCCGGCGTCGCGTCGATCGACGCGGCGCTGCCGCTGGCCGAGCGATCGGATCGGCAGCGCCAGCTTCGGCAGGCCGTCGATGCCGCGAAGGAGGCGCTGGTGCGCGATGGCGACGGGTTGTCCCAGGCGGTCGTCGAGGCGGAGGTCGCGGAACAGGACATCGCCGACGTGCCCGCGCATCTCGAAGCAGTGAAGCAGGCGCTCGGCGACGTCGGCCAGCGCCTGAACGCACTCGCGCAGCAGCAGGTCGTCGCGCAGCAGGCATTCGGCGCGATCGACGGCCAGGCGAGCGCGGCCGTCGCCGAGGCGAAGCGGCAGGAAGCGCTGGCCGCGATGGGCGACGCGGCCGAACAGTATCTGGAAGCGGCGACCGCGAGCCGTCTGCTGAAGTGGGCGACCGATCGCTATCGCGACCAGAAGCAGGGGCCGATGCTGCGCCGGGCGGGCGAGATTTTCGCGGGGCTCACGCTCGGCGAATTCGCGCGGCTGACCGTCGACACCGAACGGACGCCGCCCGCGCTATACGCGCGGCGCACCAAGGGCGCGTCGGTCGAGGTCGCCGGCCTGAGCGAAGGCACGCGCGACCAGCTGTTCCTCGCGCTGCGGATCGCGGCGCTCGAACTGCAGCTCGCCAGCCGGACCGCGCTGCCGTTCGTTGCCGACGATCTGTTCATCAACTTCGACGATGCGCGTGCGAAGGCGGGGCTCGAGGCGCTGCGCGATCTGTCGACGCGAACCCAGGTGCTGTTCCTGACGCACCACGATCACCTGCTGCCGCTCGTGCGGGACGTGTTCGGCGCGCAGGTCAACGTGGTCGGGCTGCAGCGCGAGACGGCCGGCGCATGA
- a CDS encoding DUF4148 domain-containing protein gives MNRKLIAAALLAVVVGTPVAAFAQTSSSGVTRAEVIADLVQAERDGIVPTSNSDYPPSAATVARNRELYAIAHGDQRTAMAGAAATVSTASAQ, from the coding sequence ATGAATCGCAAACTGATCGCAGCCGCACTGCTCGCCGTCGTCGTCGGAACGCCGGTTGCCGCCTTCGCACAAACTTCGTCGTCCGGCGTGACCCGTGCCGAAGTGATCGCCGATCTCGTTCAGGCAGAACGCGACGGCATCGTGCCCACTTCGAACTCCGACTATCCGCCGAGCGCGGCGACGGTCGCACGCAACCGCGAGCTCTACGCGATCGCGCACGGTGACCAGCGCACCGCCATGGCCGGCGCGGCAGCGACCGTATCGACCGCGAGCGCGCAATGA
- a CDS encoding gamma-glutamyltransferase family protein: protein MNRTALFPYVSALVAAVLMTACGSDEIESNAGATSPPAPDTSCLAIDSSGSTVVVGSNQPGDPSLPEASSGYRTGMKPVYAKRYLVATSNAYASAAGCAVLKRGGTAADAAVAVQAVLGLTVPEATGLGSGGVLLYYDARAKTLQAYDGRETAPAAATENYLRYVDDQNDRSAPQPNARASGRSIGTIGVPRLIEALQQDHGKLPWQGLFGDAITLANNGFPIGGRLADAIALNAANLKRDPEAAAYFLKADGTPKTLGTVLKNPAYAHTLTLMAQSGANALYTGQIAQDIVAKIATTQGADGSTITPGKTTVADLAAYQAKRRDPVCTTYRSYWVCGMPPPSSGGIAVASALGILENFDLKSLKPTAIDLEGGKPTVAGVHLITEAERLAYADRDKYVADTDFVPLPGGTWDTLLNKPYLKSRAALIDTNHSMGTAQPGNFGAVPLGVDTTLIEHGTNHFTIVDADGSVLSATTTVESSMGSFHMTNGFLLNNQLTDFSANPLDSAGNPVANRVQPGKRPRSSMAPTIVFGTAADGSRGDFVMATGSPGGGTIPQYVVKTLVGALDWGLDAQQSAGLVDFGASNSPTTNIGGEHPNVNAANNGANDPLIAGLVALGHKVSTSAQASGVNTVMRVTVGQSPALQGGTDPRREGVVLGDTFKP, encoded by the coding sequence ATGAACAGAACCGCGCTTTTCCCGTACGTGTCCGCACTGGTCGCCGCCGTCCTGATGACGGCGTGCGGCAGTGACGAAATCGAAAGCAACGCGGGCGCCACGTCGCCGCCGGCGCCCGACACGAGCTGCCTCGCGATCGACAGCAGCGGTTCGACGGTCGTCGTGGGCTCGAACCAGCCCGGCGATCCGTCGCTGCCGGAAGCCTCGTCGGGCTACCGCACCGGCATGAAGCCCGTCTACGCGAAGCGGTACCTCGTGGCCACCTCGAACGCGTATGCGAGCGCGGCCGGTTGCGCGGTGCTGAAGCGGGGCGGCACGGCCGCCGATGCGGCGGTCGCCGTGCAGGCCGTGCTCGGCCTGACGGTGCCCGAGGCGACCGGCCTCGGCTCGGGCGGCGTGCTGCTCTACTACGATGCGCGCGCCAAGACGCTGCAGGCATACGACGGACGTGAAACGGCGCCGGCGGCGGCTACGGAGAACTACCTGCGCTACGTCGACGACCAGAACGACCGGTCGGCGCCGCAACCGAACGCGCGTGCAAGCGGCCGTTCGATCGGCACGATCGGCGTACCGAGGCTCATCGAGGCGTTGCAGCAGGATCACGGCAAGCTGCCGTGGCAGGGGCTGTTCGGCGACGCGATCACGCTCGCGAACAACGGCTTCCCGATCGGCGGCCGGCTGGCCGATGCGATCGCGTTGAACGCCGCGAACCTGAAGCGCGATCCCGAGGCCGCCGCGTATTTCCTGAAGGCGGACGGCACGCCGAAAACGCTCGGCACCGTGCTGAAGAACCCGGCTTACGCGCACACGCTGACGCTGATGGCGCAGTCCGGCGCGAATGCGCTGTACACGGGACAGATCGCGCAGGACATCGTCGCGAAGATCGCGACGACGCAGGGCGCCGACGGCTCGACGATCACGCCCGGCAAGACGACCGTCGCCGATCTGGCCGCGTACCAGGCGAAGCGTCGCGACCCCGTATGCACGACCTATCGCAGCTACTGGGTATGCGGGATGCCGCCGCCGTCGTCGGGCGGTATCGCGGTCGCGTCGGCGCTCGGCATTCTCGAGAATTTCGACCTGAAGTCGCTGAAGCCGACGGCGATCGATCTCGAAGGCGGCAAGCCGACCGTCGCCGGCGTGCATCTGATCACCGAAGCCGAGCGGCTCGCGTATGCCGATCGCGACAAGTACGTGGCCGATACCGATTTCGTGCCGCTGCCGGGCGGCACGTGGGACACGCTGCTGAACAAGCCGTACCTGAAGTCGCGCGCCGCATTGATCGACACGAACCACAGCATGGGCACCGCGCAGCCCGGCAATTTCGGCGCGGTGCCGCTCGGCGTCGACACGACGCTGATCGAACACGGCACGAACCATTTCACGATCGTCGACGCGGACGGCAGCGTGCTGAGCGCGACGACGACCGTCGAGTCGAGCATGGGCTCGTTCCACATGACTAACGGCTTCCTGCTGAACAACCAGCTGACCGATTTCTCGGCGAACCCGCTCGACAGTGCCGGCAATCCGGTGGCGAACCGCGTGCAGCCGGGTAAGCGGCCGCGCAGCTCGATGGCGCCGACGATCGTGTTCGGCACGGCCGCGGACGGCTCGCGCGGCGATTTCGTGATGGCTACCGGTTCGCCGGGCGGCGGCACGATTCCGCAATACGTGGTGAAGACGCTCGTCGGCGCGCTCGACTGGGGGCTCGATGCGCAGCAGTCCGCGGGCCTCGTCGACTTCGGCGCGAGCAACAGCCCGACGACCAACATCGGCGGCGAGCATCCGAACGTCAATGCGGCGAACAATGGCGCGAACGATCCGCTGATCGCGGGCCTCGTCGCGCTCGGGCACAAGGTATCGACATCCGCGCAGGCGAGCGGCGTCAACACCGTGATGCGCGTGACGGTCGGACAGTCGCCCGCGCTGCAGGGCGGTACCGATCCGCGTCGCGAAGGCGTCGTGCTCGGCGACACGTTCAAGCCGTAA
- a CDS encoding metallophosphoesterase family protein — protein sequence MKFIHAADIHLDSPLHGLSAYPDAPAAQLRNASREALRQLVDRAIEEEVAFLVIAGDLYDGDWKDHNTGIFFGQQMGRLRKAGIRAFVLGGNHDAESEMTKKLTLPDNVTVFGHRKPETHRLPEFDVALHGQSFKDKAVVDNLAIGYPDPVPGYYNIGVLHTALEGYAAHANYAPCTLAELHAKGYDYWALGHVHEFQQWSGPSTVVFPGNLQGRHIRETGRRGAVLVTIEQGRTHLERLYLDVLRWEAVSVDASDCFTVADLSRKIGQSLEALLNVDGHVPRAVRVTVTGRTPAHGLFFGRAPQLRAEVLNQIGIIGNERLWLEKVRLATSAPEQPQGESEQLEALEDLKQILADAAHDPDFLALLERDLKPFIGKVRSDVKEEVPLLTMARAGELTALVEQVGPALLARLARGE from the coding sequence GTGAAGTTCATCCACGCGGCAGACATTCACCTTGACAGTCCGTTGCACGGCCTGAGCGCGTATCCCGACGCGCCGGCCGCGCAGTTGCGCAACGCGTCGCGCGAGGCGCTGCGGCAACTCGTGGATCGTGCGATCGAAGAGGAGGTTGCGTTCCTCGTGATCGCCGGCGACCTGTACGACGGCGACTGGAAGGACCACAACACCGGCATTTTCTTCGGCCAGCAAATGGGCCGCCTGCGCAAGGCCGGCATTCGCGCATTCGTTCTCGGCGGCAATCACGATGCCGAAAGCGAGATGACGAAGAAGCTCACGTTGCCCGACAACGTCACCGTGTTCGGCCACCGCAAGCCGGAAACCCACCGACTGCCGGAATTCGACGTGGCGCTGCACGGGCAGAGCTTCAAGGACAAGGCCGTCGTCGACAATCTCGCGATCGGCTATCCGGACCCGGTGCCGGGTTACTACAACATCGGCGTGCTGCACACCGCGCTCGAAGGCTATGCGGCGCATGCGAACTATGCGCCGTGCACGCTGGCGGAGCTGCACGCGAAAGGCTACGACTACTGGGCGCTCGGCCACGTGCACGAGTTCCAGCAATGGTCGGGGCCGTCGACCGTCGTGTTTCCCGGCAACCTGCAGGGCCGCCATATCCGCGAGACGGGCCGCCGCGGCGCAGTGCTCGTGACGATCGAGCAGGGGCGCACGCACCTCGAACGTCTGTACCTCGACGTGTTGCGCTGGGAAGCCGTGTCGGTCGACGCGTCCGACTGCTTCACGGTCGCCGACCTGTCGAGAAAGATCGGCCAGTCGCTGGAGGCGCTGCTGAACGTCGATGGCCACGTGCCGCGCGCGGTGCGCGTGACGGTCACGGGGCGTACGCCCGCGCACGGCCTCTTTTTCGGGCGCGCGCCGCAACTGCGCGCGGAGGTGCTGAACCAGATCGGCATCATCGGCAACGAACGGTTGTGGCTGGAGAAGGTCCGGCTCGCGACGTCCGCGCCCGAGCAGCCGCAAGGAGAGAGCGAGCAACTCGAGGCGCTGGAGGATCTCAAGCAGATCCTGGCCGACGCCGCGCACGATCCGGATTTTCTCGCGCTGCTGGAGCGCGACCTGAAGCCGTTCATCGGCAAGGTGCGCAGCGACGTGAAGGAGGAGGTGCCGCTGCTGACGATGGCCCGCGCCGGCGAACTCACGGCGCTGGTCGAGCAGGTGGGCCCCGCGTTGCTCGCGCGGCTGGCGAGGGGGGAATAA
- a CDS encoding HD domain-containing protein: MNKLVAAIAFAADKHRNQRRKDDEASPYINHPIALADVLANEAGIEDERVIVAAVLHDTIEDTETTEQELLRLFGKDVADIVMEVTDDKSLPKEERKRLQVEHAASISRRAKLVKLADKICNLRDITRHPPADWPLERKQAYFDWAKSVVDRMRGVHPGLEGIFDAAYDARPAD; the protein is encoded by the coding sequence ATGAACAAGCTGGTAGCTGCCATCGCATTCGCGGCGGACAAGCATCGCAATCAGCGGCGCAAGGACGACGAGGCATCGCCGTACATCAACCATCCGATCGCGCTGGCCGATGTGCTGGCCAACGAAGCCGGCATCGAGGACGAGCGCGTGATCGTCGCGGCCGTGTTGCACGACACGATCGAGGATACGGAGACGACCGAGCAGGAACTGCTGCGGCTGTTCGGCAAGGACGTCGCGGACATCGTGATGGAAGTCACCGACGACAAGTCGTTGCCGAAGGAAGAGCGCAAGCGCCTTCAGGTCGAGCATGCGGCGAGCATCAGCCGGCGCGCGAAGCTCGTGAAGCTGGCCGACAAGATCTGCAACCTGCGCGACATCACGCGGCATCCGCCCGCGGACTGGCCGCTCGAGCGAAAGCAGGCGTACTTCGACTGGGCGAAGTCGGTCGTCGACCGGATGCGCGGCGTGCATCCCGGCCTGGAAGGGATCTTCGATGCCGCGTACGACGCGCGGCCGGCGGACTGA
- a CDS encoding DUF429 domain-containing protein, with protein sequence MRAARSRSVAWSVPAVAGVDVGGDKKQCDLVILRGSTIVCREARIAPEALPALCIEHGVVAVGVDAPSLWWTGSGRRAAEQALARERISCFPTPSREQAVTSASGFFDWMFMGERVYRALAQAYPLLTDARYAGGNVSFETYPYAITCAMLGKAIASAKQKRNQRRQLLAQVGIDVSTLRSVDARDATLCALTAQYVIDGNAHAYGDAVGGYIRVPIVSETIVLDTL encoded by the coding sequence ATGCGGGCGGCCCGATCCCGATCCGTCGCGTGGTCGGTGCCTGCGGTGGCGGGCGTCGATGTCGGCGGCGACAAGAAGCAATGCGATCTCGTGATCCTGCGCGGCTCGACGATCGTCTGCCGCGAGGCTCGGATCGCACCCGAAGCGCTGCCCGCGCTGTGCATCGAGCATGGCGTGGTGGCCGTCGGCGTCGATGCGCCGAGCCTGTGGTGGACGGGAAGCGGACGCCGCGCGGCCGAGCAGGCGCTCGCGCGCGAGCGGATCTCGTGCTTTCCGACGCCGTCGCGCGAACAGGCCGTGACCAGTGCGTCGGGCTTCTTCGACTGGATGTTCATGGGCGAGCGCGTGTACCGCGCGCTGGCGCAGGCCTATCCGCTGCTCACCGATGCACGGTACGCCGGCGGGAACGTGAGCTTCGAGACCTATCCGTACGCGATTACCTGCGCGATGCTCGGCAAGGCGATTGCGTCGGCGAAGCAGAAACGCAACCAGCGCCGGCAATTGCTCGCGCAAGTCGGGATCGACGTGTCGACTCTGCGCTCGGTCGACGCGCGGGACGCGACGCTGTGCGCATTGACCGCGCAATACGTAATCGATGGAAATGCGCACGCGTATGGCGATGCGGTGGGCGGGTACATCCGTGTGCCGATCGTCAGCGAGACGATCGTGCTCGATACGCTCTAG